From a single Glycine soja cultivar W05 chromosome 19, ASM419377v2, whole genome shotgun sequence genomic region:
- the LOC114398153 gene encoding uncharacterized protein LOC114398153, with the protein MNGVQNRRVHNVEKPFPGCLGRMVNLFDLTGDVNGNKLLTDRPHRDASSLSRSQSDVARIMSPTLGDQIEDKLIVSDSMRATNKKINGTPIKMLIDQEMSKEVVSKHNSPPNVVAKLMGLEAFPQGEPNLSVERSHRGDYSQHMCGQSGTPFNHWHLEDRFMDKEMLHEVHPNTEQIAYKDIYEIWLQSQRTSNVRDKTPEREKWTEDVNGKKMALIRQKFMEAKRLSTDERLRQSKEFEEALEVLSSNNDLLVRLLDSQNLYELQSTPVAETKRITVLKPSKMVDNENSGGKGKKNDKQIKKTANVGAGWEKYSPAYSPASQKIDKFPVQPTRIVVLKPSPGKTHEIKAVASPTMPSPQNLQSGNFYQEPEDDDVLESRKVPSEITQQMHENLRSHQRDETLYSSVFSNGYTGDESSFNKSDHEYTAGNFSDLEVMSPSPRHSWDYVNRCGSPFSSSSFSRASCSPESSVCREAKKRLSERWAMMSSSKGSQEQRHVRRSSTLGEMLALSDIKKSVISEFEGIHKEQEPSESASCSRNFSAETCVDGSPRNLSRSKSVPTSSTVYENGLNVEVCDNDAGKAHGSGELTKSKSMKSSFKGKVTSFFFSRNKKPSREKSCLSQSKIESQSTVIEASDSPVNLSRVLTDDVSQSFNSGSIGQCSLPAPYESSGKILADSNSNGQGVVPLEPGLTLSKPMVPGISSENQGQPSPISVLEPPFEDDNAVIESLGCLRGGQLGSRVSLKSNLIDKSPPIESIARTLSWDDSCAEVASPYPLKPSLASLDTKVEDQDWFVFVEKLLSAAGIDDQVQPDSFYARWHSLESPLDPSLRDKYANLDDTEPQQLHEAKRRQRRSNQKLVFDCVNIALIEITGYGSEKNYLMGRLCSGSHSRVQVPEAAPPPPLVDLIVAQMKELISSAMRSVWVDCGDSNSLVVESVVRKEIVGKGWVELMGLEMDFLVKEFEGKLLEELVEDAVVDLTGRA; encoded by the exons ATGAATGGAGTGCAGAACAGAAGGGTTCACAATGTTGAGAAACCTTTTCCAGGATGCCTGGGAAGAATGGTGAATCTCTTTGATTTGACTGGGGATGTAAATGGAAACAAGCTACTCACGGACAGGCCTCATCGTGATG CATCTTCACTCTCAAGAAGTCAATCAGATGTTGCAAGGATCATGAGTCCTACCTTGGGTGATCAGATAGAGGATAAGCTG ATTGTTTCTGACTCAATGAGAGctacaaataagaaaataaatggaaCACCCATCAAGATGCTCATAgaccaagaaatgtccaaagaAGTTGTTTCCAAGCACAACTCACCACCAAATGTAGTTGCAAAATTAATGGGGCTTGAAGCCTTCCCACAGGGTGAGCCAAATTTATCTGTGGAGAGAAGCCATAGAGGAGATTATTCTCAACATATGTGTGGTCAATCAGGGACACCATTCAACCACTGGCACCTGGAAGATAGATTTATGGACAAGGAAATGCTTCATGAAGTTCATCCAAACACAGAACAGATTGCTTACAAAGATATTTATGAAATATGGCTGCAATCACAGAGAACAAGCAATGTAAGAGACAAGACACCGGAGAGAGAAAAGTGGACTGAAGATGTTAATGGGAAGAAAATGGCTCTCATTCGCCAGAAATTTATGGAAGCTAAACGTCTGTCTACAGATGAGAGGCTACGCCAGTCCAAGGAGTTTGAGGAGGCCTTGGAAGTTTTAAGTTCCAATAATGATCTGTTAGTCAGGTTATTGGATTCTCAAAATCTTTATGAACTTCAGTCTACTCCAGTAGCAGAGACTAAGCGTATTACTGTTCTTAAACCTTCGAAGATGGTTGACAATGAAAATTCTGGTGGAAAGGGGAAGAAAAACGACAAGCAGATTAAGAAAACAGCAAATGTTGGTGCTGGATGGGAGAAATACAGTCCTGCGTACTCCCCAGCTAGTCAGAAAATTGACAAGTTTCCAGTTCAACCTACTCGAATAGTGGTATTGAAGCCTAGCCCTGGGAAGACACATGAGATTAAGGCTGTGGCTTCACCTACTATGCCATCACCTCAAAATCTGCAGAGTGGAAATTTCTACCAGGAACCTGAGGATGATGATGTACTGGAATCAAGAAAAGTGCCAAGTGAAATTACACAACAAATGCATGAAAATCTGAGGAGCCATCAAAGAGATGAAACATTGTATTCTTCAGTATTCTCCAATGGCTATACTGGCGATGAGAGTTCATTCAACAAGTCAGATCATGAGTACACTGCAGGGAACTTCAGTGATTTGGAAGTTATGTCCCCATCTCCAAGACATTCTTGGGATTACGTCAATCGCTGTGGCAGtcctttttcttcctcatccttcAGCCGTGCATCTTGTTCTCCTGAGTCGTCAGTATGCAGAGAGGCCAAGAAACGACTCTCTGAAAGATGGGCCATGATGTCATCAAGTAAGGGTTCTCAAGAACAAAGGCATGTGCGTAGAAGCTCTACCTTGGGTGAGATGCTTGCTCTTTCGGATATAAAGAAATCTGTAATATCTGAGTTTGAGGGTATTCATAAAGAACAGGAGCCAAGTGAATCTGCTTCTTGTAGTCGAAATTTTAGTGCTGAAACATGTGTGGATGGTTCTCCTAGAAACCTTTCTAGGTCAAAATCTGTTCCGACATCTTCTACTGTCTATGAAAATGGGCTCAATGTTGAAGTTTGTGATAATGATGCTGGCAAAGCACATGGGTCTGGGGAGCTGACAAAGTCAAAGAGTATGAAATCATCGTTTAAAGGGAAAGTTACTAGTTTCTTCTTCTCAAGGAATAAGAAACCATCCAGAGAAAAATCTTGTCTATCTCAATCTAAAATTGAATCCCAATCCACTGTCATTGAAGCATCAGATTCTCCAGTGAATTTGTCTAGAGTCCTTACGGATGATGTGTCTCAAAGTTTCAACAGTGGATCCATCGGACAGTGTTCTCTTCCAGCTCCATATGAATCATCAGGCAAAATTTTAGCAGATTCTAACTCTAATGGACAAGGTGTTGTACCACTGGAG CCTGGATTGACTCTGTCAAAGCCCATGGTGCCTGGGATTTCAAGTGAAAACCAGGGTCAGCCCAGTCCAATTTCTGTTTTAGAGCCTCCATTTGAAGATGATAATGCTGTTATCGAGTCCTTGGGCTGTTTGAGGGGTGGTCAGCTGG GATCACGGGTGTCTCTGAAgtctaatttaattgataaatcACCACCTATAGAATCAATCGCCCGGACCCTCTCATGGGACGATTCTTGTGCAGAGGTGGCAAGTCCATACCCTTTGAAGCCCTCGTTGGCATCCTTAGACACCAAGGTAGAGGATCAAGACTGGTTCGTCTTTGTTGAGAAACTACTATCAGCTGCTGGAATTGATGATCAAGTGCAGCCTGACTCGTTTTACGCAAGATGGCATTCCCTAGAAAGCCCATTGGATCCATCATTGAGGGACAAATACGCCAATCTCGATGACACGGAGCCTCAGCAGCTCCATGAGGCCAAGCGAAGGCAGAGGAGGTCTAATCAGAAGCTTGTATTCGATTGTGTAAATATTGCCCTAATAGAAATTACTGGTTATGGATCAGAGAAGAATTACTTGATGGGTAGGTTGTGCAGTGGGAGCCACAGCAGGGTCCAAGTTCCAGAAGCTGCACCTCCTCCCCCATTGGTGGACCTCATTGTGGCCCAGATGAAGGAGTTAATATCTAGTGCAATGAGGTCTGTTTGGGTGGATTGTGGGGACAGTAACAGCCTGGTGGTAGAGAGTGTTGTCAGAAAAGAGATTGTAGGGAAAGGGTGGGTTGAGCTTATGGGATTGGAGATGGATTTTTTGGTGAAGGAATTTGAGGGGAAGttgcttgaagaacttgtggAGGATGCAGTGGTTGATTTGACAGGCAGGGCCTGA